GATGGTGAGGACCGTGACTACTTCATATGCGACGACGAAGGAACCGACGCCCGCCGCGGTCGGCGGGGGACGGGTCGCGTGGGTCGACCTCGTCAGTCCCGCTCATCCCTCCTTCTTCGAGGGCCTGCTCTCGGGACTCTCGGGGCTCTCGGTCGAGCCGACGGTCCGGAGGAAGACCGAGACCGTCGCGCTCAGCCGGGCGGCGGGGTTCGACGGCCGGGTGATCGGCCGGGACTTCGAGTCGGCGACGCTGCGGAAGGCCGGGATCGGCCTCCGCACGGCGGAACTCGCGCTCGGGATGCCCGCGTGTGACGTCTCGCTGTCGGCGCGCAACGCGATGTGCGTGCTGGCCTCCCACCTCCGAGGGGTGCCCTCGATCCACTTCACGGACAACGACGTCACGGCCTACGCCGACGGGCTGATCGCCGAGCGCCTCTACAACCGGATCGAGGCGAGCGCGACCCACAGTATCGTGCCGGACGCCTTCCGAACCGAGGAGCTGACCCGGTGGGGGATCACCACCGACCGGATCCACACCTACGACGGCTACAAGGAGGACGTCTCCGTCGCCGGCTTCGAGCCCGACCCGGGGTTCCCCGACCGCCTCCCCTTCTCGGAGTACATCGTGGTCAGGCCCGAGGCGCTGACCGCGGCGTACGTCGACGAGCGCGAGGGGACGCTCGTCCTCGACCTGCTCGACGGGGCCATCGCACGGGGGTACAACGTCGTCTACCTGCCGCGGGGCCGGGGCGACGAGCGCCTCGCACGGGGCTATCCAGACGACCGGGTGTTCGTCCCCGACGAGGCGCTTTCGGGGTTGGATCTGGCGTGGCACGCCGAGTGCGTGCTGACCGGTTCGGGGACGATGGCGCGCGAGGCGGCCTGCATGGACAAACCCGCCGTCTCCTTCTTCCCGGGGCCGCTGCTCTCGGTCGACCGCCAGCTCCGCGAGGAGGGGCGGCTCTACCACTCGCGCGAGCCCGACGCGATCCTCGCGTACGTCGACTCGCTCGACGGCGACGACGTGAAACCCGACCGCAGTCGTTCGACCGCGGTGCGGGCCGAGGTCGCCGAACTCACCGCGGAACTGATCGACGACCTATGATCCTGCTGGAGCGCGTGCGCAAGGCGATCGCCGACCCCGCGTTGGTGTCGGAGTTCGCGAAGTGGAAGATCAGCGAGACGACGCTGCTCGCGCGCCAGCGACGGATCGGCGCGCTCGCGGCCTACGCCGTCGCCGGGGTGACCGGGTGGCGACCCTACGACCACTACCTGCGGTATCTGGTCCGCACCGCCGACGACCCGCCGGTCTGCTCGATCGGCGGCCTCGAGATGGCGCTCGACCTGACCGACGACGGGATCTCGCGGGAGCTGTTCCTCTATCGCACCCGCGAGCAGACCACCGTCGAACGCTTCGAGCGCGAGCTCCGGGCGCTCCGGGCGGAGGTCGAGGGCCCGGTTCGCGTCCTCGAGATCGGGGCCAACATCGGCTACTTCGCGCTGGCCGAGGCCCGCGCGCTGGGCGAGCGCGCGGAGATCCACGCCTTCGAACCCGACGCGCGGAACCTGCCGTTGCTCCGCGAGAACATCGCGCGAAACGGCTACGCCGACCGGATTCGCGTCGATCCGGCCGCGATCGGCCCGACGACCGGCCGCGCGCTCCTGCAGCGCTCCTCCCACTCGAACCGCAATCGACTCGCTTCCGACGGCGGCGTGGCCTACGCCGAGGCGCTCTCGCTGACCGGCGAGACCCGACCCGTCGACGTGTGGTCGGTCGACGACTACCTCGCGGAAAACGGGATCGCGCCCGGGTCGGTCAACGTCGTCAGGATGGACGTCGAGGGCTACGAGACGGAGATCGTCGAGGGGATGAAATCGGTGCTGCGCGCGAGCGGGCCGCTCGTCTTGTTCGTCGAGATCCACCCCCACCTGCTGAGCGACGCGGAGTACCGTCGGTTCGTCACGACCCTCGACGCCGCCGGCTTCGAGGTGTGTGACGTGATCTCCGAACGGATCACCGCCCGCCCGTTCGACGGCAGCCTCGGCGTCGAACGGATCGTCGACCTCCTCGACGTCGAACGGAGCGGCTACAAACTCGTCGCCAAGCGGTCCGGCTAGTTCCCCGCTCAGTCGTCCTCCTCGACGCGATAAAACAGGAGTGGCGGGTCCGCGGATCGACGGCGCGCCGCCGATTCCGGCGTGTGGGTTCCGGGTCGCACGTCGATCCCCGGGTCCGTGGGCCGTGTGGGTTCGATTCGAGAGCGGTTCGTCGGTCGGACAGAGGCACCGCCCCGCACCCGAACGGGAGCGGGGACGGGGTTCCGAGTCTGGGCGTCGGCCGTGGGGTCGTCCACGGCACATCTCACTACGGGGGTACGGCGGATTGTTATTGGCGGCGTATCGGGTTTGTCACTGCGTACCACTCATCGGGGGGAGCGTCGCCGGCGGTTAGGCTCGCCGTACCCGATCGAGCGCCGCCCGCGCCGTGTTCCGCAGGTCGACGAGGAACGGTCGGGGGTCGTCGCGCGAGGCGTAGTCGAAGTTGGGCTGTGTCACGAGCGAGCGCAGGACGGCCGCGAGTTCGGGACCGAGCGCCGGGTGCTCGCCGGGCGCGTCCGCCTCCCCGAGCAGGCTCAGGAGGTAGACCGCTTCACCGCGCAGCACGTGCGAGGCGACGCCGACCTCGTAGTCAGGTGCGCCGACGGGATCGCCCGCCGCGAGTCGGTAGTAGTGATACGGGAAGTCGACGCCGGCGTGGATCGCGAGCGCGAGCGAGCCCCAAAAGCGGGGGTTGACCTCCATGAGCGCGAGCGAGCCGTCGCGCGCGTCGCGCTTGAACTCGACCATCGCCGGGCCGTGCCACCCGAGCGCCCGGAGCACCGCCAGCCCCGCCGACGCGACTTCGGGGTCGTCGATGGACTCCCGGTAGACGCTCGCGCCGCCGGTGTAGTGGTAGCTGCGGAGCCGGCGGTGCTGGAAGGTCGCGAGCGGCGTGCCGTGATCGAACAGGGCGAAAAACCCCAGTTCCTCGGCGCCGGGGACGTACTCCTGGACGAGCGGGCTGTGGTGCATCTCCGCGCGCAGCGCCTCGCGGTCGGGTTCCGTCGGCCGTTCGAGGAGGCGAACCGACGGCTCGAGCAGTCGCCCATCGGTTTCGAGGACGGTGTAGCGGGGTTTGACCACGGTCGGGGTCGTCCACCCGTCGTACTCCTCGAGTCGCGCGGTCCGCGGGACGCACACGCCGGCCGCCCGCGCGACCTCGAACAGCCGGAGGCGGTCCTGGGCCGTCGCGACCGTCCCCCGGTCCGGCCACGGCGTGGCGATGTGTGGAGCGAACTCCCCGCGGCGCGTCGTGAGGACGTAGACGTCGGCCTCCCGGAGGGGGACGACCGTCAGCGTCTCCGGCCGGGCGGCGAGCGCGAGCAGCGCGTCGCCGTAGCCCGCGAGGTCCTCGGTCGGCGAGGGGACCCGTACCCGGCGGCCGCAGTACTTCGACGCGCCGGCGGGGGTCGGGCGGCGTTCGGCGACGACCGTTTCGACCCCGCGGCGGCCGAGCGAGCGGACGGCGGCCGTGCTGCTGGGCGTGTCGATGCCCGGGACGACGACGCTCACGTCCCTGCCACCCGGACGAGTTCGTCGACCGCGGCGACCACCTCTCCGAACACCCGTCGGAACGTCTCGGCATCGGTGTGGTGTGGGTCCTCGATCTCCAGCGGGTTCGGATCACCGTCCCGTTCGAGGACGGGCTTGAGGAGGTAAGCCTTCGAGCGCGAGTCGCCGAACCGGGAGAGGAAGGCGTGGTAGTTGCGCGCGTCCATGACGAACACGAGATCGCTGCGCTCGACCTGCGCGGGCGTGACGTGCGCCGAGCGGTGGGCCGAGAGGTCGATCCCGTGTTCCGCTGCGGCCGTCACGGCGAGGTCGGGGCTCGATCGCCCCTCCCGGTCGAGGAACCCCGCCGACTCGGCGCTCAGCCCCGCCCCGTCGGCCCGCGCCCGGAGGTAGCGCTCCGCGAGCGGGCTCCGACAGATGTTGCCCGTACAGCAAAAGAGAACGCGACTGTCGGGTTCGAGCGCCCGCCGGATCCGGGCCGGGTCGACCGGACGCGTCTCGAGGCCGGCGCGAAACGCCAGCCGGCGGCGTTCGATACCCAGTCGGGTTCGTCCCTGTCGGATGTACGAACGGACCATTGGATCGTTCTATAGACTAGAACGCCGACCCATAGTTATCCCCGGGCTAGCCGGGGGGCGCGGCTCGGCTCCCGTGTCCACGCGCGAGACCGGAGGGGAAGGGCGACGCTTCGGGCGTAGGTCCCCGATAACGATAGCGATACGGGGACGAGAGGAAGGTACCCCCGCTGGCGGCGTCCCTCCGTGACACGATCATGACGTACGACGACTACCTCGCCGGCAAGAAAGTCATCCTGACGGTAGCAACGACCGGCGGCGTCCACGGCAAGGACGCCAACCCGAACCTCCCCGAACAGCCCGAGGAGATCGCACGCGACGTGCGCGACTGCGAGCGACTCGGCGCGTCGATCGCCCACGTCCACGGGCGCGACGAGTACGGCGAGAACTCCGCGGCGCACCTCCAGGCCGTGAACGACGCGATCCGCGATGAGTGCGAGGACGTCATCATCCAGAACACGACCGGCGGCCAGAGCGCCTACGAGTCGCGCGTGCGGGGGATCAGGACCGACCCGCCCCCCGAGATGGCGAGCCTCGACATGGGACCGTTCAACCGCGGACAGCACATCATCACCGAACACACCCGCCACAACATCGAGTCGCTCGCGCGCGAGATGCGCGAGCGGGGGA
The DNA window shown above is from Halalkalicoccus sp. NIPERK01 and carries:
- a CDS encoding FkbM family methyltransferase, whose amino-acid sequence is MILLERVRKAIADPALVSEFAKWKISETTLLARQRRIGALAAYAVAGVTGWRPYDHYLRYLVRTADDPPVCSIGGLEMALDLTDDGISRELFLYRTREQTTVERFERELRALRAEVEGPVRVLEIGANIGYFALAEARALGERAEIHAFEPDARNLPLLRENIARNGYADRIRVDPAAIGPTTGRALLQRSSHSNRNRLASDGGVAYAEALSLTGETRPVDVWSVDDYLAENGIAPGSVNVVRMDVEGYETEIVEGMKSVLRASGPLVLFVEIHPHLLSDAEYRRFVTTLDAAGFEVCDVISERITARPFDGSLGVERIVDLLDVERSGYKLVAKRSG
- a CDS encoding DUF354 domain-containing protein yields the protein MVRTVTTSYATTKEPTPAAVGGGRVAWVDLVSPAHPSFFEGLLSGLSGLSVEPTVRRKTETVALSRAAGFDGRVIGRDFESATLRKAGIGLRTAELALGMPACDVSLSARNAMCVLASHLRGVPSIHFTDNDVTAYADGLIAERLYNRIEASATHSIVPDAFRTEELTRWGITTDRIHTYDGYKEDVSVAGFEPDPGFPDRLPFSEYIVVRPEALTAAYVDEREGTLVLDLLDGAIARGYNVVYLPRGRGDERLARGYPDDRVFVPDEALSGLDLAWHAECVLTGSGTMAREAACMDKPAVSFFPGPLLSVDRQLREEGRLYHSREPDAILAYVDSLDGDDVKPDRSRSTAVRAEVAELTAELIDDL
- a CDS encoding ATP-grasp domain-containing protein produces the protein MSVVVPGIDTPSSTAAVRSLGRRGVETVVAERRPTPAGASKYCGRRVRVPSPTEDLAGYGDALLALAARPETLTVVPLREADVYVLTTRRGEFAPHIATPWPDRGTVATAQDRLRLFEVARAAGVCVPRTARLEEYDGWTTPTVVKPRYTVLETDGRLLEPSVRLLERPTEPDREALRAEMHHSPLVQEYVPGAEELGFFALFDHGTPLATFQHRRLRSYHYTGGASVYRESIDDPEVASAGLAVLRALGWHGPAMVEFKRDARDGSLALMEVNPRFWGSLALAIHAGVDFPYHYYRLAAGDPVGAPDYEVGVASHVLRGEAVYLLSLLGEADAPGEHPALGPELAAVLRSLVTQPNFDYASRDDPRPFLVDLRNTARAALDRVRRA
- a CDS encoding protein tyrosine phosphatase encodes the protein MVRSYIRQGRTRLGIERRRLAFRAGLETRPVDPARIRRALEPDSRVLFCCTGNICRSPLAERYLRARADGAGLSAESAGFLDREGRSSPDLAVTAAAEHGIDLSAHRSAHVTPAQVERSDLVFVMDARNYHAFLSRFGDSRSKAYLLKPVLERDGDPNPLEIEDPHHTDAETFRRVFGEVVAAVDELVRVAGT
- a CDS encoding 3-keto-5-aminohexanoate cleavage protein translates to MTYDDYLAGKKVILTVATTGGVHGKDANPNLPEQPEEIARDVRDCERLGASIAHVHGRDEYGENSAAHLQAVNDAIRDECEDVIIQNTTGGQSAYESRVRGIRTDPPPEMASLDMGPFNRGQHIITEHTRHNIESLAREMRERGIKPELEAFNNGHLNESHRLIDLGLLEEPYYINLIFGSGTFSMPRPRNLLNLVDNLPENSEFNVLATGRHQLPLTTMAVLLGGHVRVGMEDNLYFERGRPAESNAQLVERSVEVIERLGREIATPEEARAILGID